Proteins from a single region of Undibacterium sp. KW1:
- a CDS encoding LysR family transcriptional regulator, whose amino-acid sequence MNIDIAPELTFFVLLAKLGSLSATARELGITPPAVTKRLMLMEQRLGVRLVNRTTRRLSLTSEGESYLVQATQILGSIRDMEESVSSSRGVPKGLLRVNATPGFGRTHIAPLVSRFAHLHEQVEVQLQLTDRPIGLVEEAYDLAIRFGELPDSRLGARKLMSNRRFLCASPAYLKQAGHPQTPAELHHHRCILHRQNDDVYGTWRLEKGRKVELVKVRGAVSSNDGDVVLNWALDGHGILVRSEWDLNKYLESGRLQIVLPAYTLPSADLYVYYLSRRQQPAKVRALIDFLVEEFK is encoded by the coding sequence GTGAATATCGATATCGCCCCTGAGCTGACTTTTTTCGTGCTGCTGGCCAAGCTGGGCAGTTTGTCGGCGACAGCACGCGAACTGGGTATCACCCCGCCTGCGGTGACCAAACGCCTGATGTTGATGGAACAACGCCTGGGTGTACGTCTGGTCAACCGCACCACACGCCGCCTTAGTCTGACCAGCGAAGGCGAATCCTATCTTGTGCAGGCAACGCAGATACTGGGCAGTATCCGCGATATGGAAGAATCGGTATCGAGCAGCCGAGGCGTCCCCAAAGGTTTGCTGCGGGTAAACGCCACACCCGGCTTTGGCCGCACCCACATTGCACCGCTGGTGTCACGCTTTGCCCATTTGCATGAACAGGTGGAAGTGCAATTGCAACTGACTGACCGCCCCATAGGCCTGGTGGAAGAGGCGTATGACCTGGCGATACGCTTTGGCGAATTGCCGGATTCACGCCTGGGTGCCCGCAAACTCATGAGCAACCGGCGCTTTTTATGCGCTTCACCCGCCTATCTGAAACAGGCCGGGCATCCGCAAACGCCTGCTGAGCTGCATCATCACCGCTGCATCCTGCACAGGCAAAATGATGATGTATATGGCACCTGGCGTCTGGAAAAAGGCCGCAAGGTGGAACTGGTCAAAGTACGCGGCGCGGTGTCCAGCAATGACGGCGACGTGGTGCTGAACTGGGCGCTGGATGGCCACGGCATCCTGGTGCGCTCGGAATGGGATTTGAATAAATACCTGGAAAGCGGCAGGCTGCAAATCGTCTTGCCTGCCTATACCTTGCCATCGGCTGACCTGTATGTCTATTACCTGAGCCGCCGCCAGCAACCTGCCAAGGTCAGGGCATTGATTGATTTTTTGGTGGAAGAGTTCAAATGA
- a CDS encoding mandelate racemase/muconate lactonizing enzyme family protein produces MKIVEIREQTVPISSPIRNAYIDFSKMTLSLVAVVTDVVRDGKRVIGYGFNSNGRYGQGKLMRERFIPRVLEAAPESLINDAGDNLDPHKIWNCMFTNEKPGGHGERSVAIGTIDMAVWDAVSKIEGKPLFQLFAERYGNDTPDRNIFVYAAGGYYYPGQNHDKLKDEMRSYIDRGYTVVKKKIGGASLDEDLRRIDSVLSVLGDGQKLAVDANGRFDLDTAIQYAKALSQYDLFWYEEPGDPLDFELQATLRNYYPNPMATGEDLFSMQDARNLIRYGGMRADRDWLQFDCALSYGLVEYLRTLDMLRGHGWSAKRCIPHGGHQMSLNIAAGLGLGGNESYPDLFQPYGGFPDGVKVENGHILLPELPGIGFEGKADLYAQMRKLAE; encoded by the coding sequence ATGAAAATCGTAGAAATCCGCGAACAAACCGTTCCCATCAGTTCACCCATACGCAATGCCTATATTGATTTCAGCAAGATGACGCTGAGTCTGGTCGCTGTTGTAACGGACGTGGTCAGAGATGGCAAGCGCGTCATCGGTTACGGTTTCAATTCCAATGGCCGCTATGGGCAAGGTAAACTCATGCGCGAACGCTTCATCCCGCGCGTGCTGGAAGCTGCACCAGAAAGCCTGATCAATGATGCCGGTGATAATCTTGACCCGCACAAGATCTGGAACTGCATGTTCACCAATGAAAAACCCGGCGGCCACGGTGAGCGCTCGGTAGCCATCGGTACCATCGACATGGCAGTCTGGGATGCGGTATCCAAGATAGAAGGCAAGCCATTGTTCCAGTTATTCGCCGAACGCTATGGCAATGACACGCCAGACCGCAATATTTTCGTCTATGCAGCAGGTGGTTACTACTACCCCGGCCAGAACCACGACAAACTCAAGGATGAAATGCGCAGCTATATTGACCGTGGCTATACCGTGGTCAAGAAAAAGATAGGCGGTGCCTCGCTCGATGAAGACTTGCGCCGCATCGACTCCGTCTTGAGCGTCTTGGGTGATGGCCAAAAACTTGCGGTCGATGCGAATGGCCGTTTCGATCTCGACACTGCTATACAGTATGCCAAGGCACTCTCGCAATACGACCTGTTCTGGTATGAAGAACCGGGCGACCCGCTGGATTTTGAATTGCAGGCCACGCTGCGCAATTACTACCCCAATCCCATGGCGACAGGTGAAGACCTGTTCTCGATGCAGGATGCCCGCAATCTCATACGCTATGGCGGCATGCGTGCTGACCGCGACTGGTTGCAATTCGATTGCGCCCTCAGCTATGGCCTCGTCGAATACCTGCGCACGCTGGACATGTTGCGTGGACATGGCTGGTCAGCCAAACGCTGCATCCCCCATGGTGGTCACCAGATGTCATTGAATATTGCTGCTGGCCTGGGCCTTGGTGGCAATGAATCCTATCCCGATCTGTTCCAGCCCTATGGCGGTTTCCCGGATGGTGTGAAGGTAGAAAACGGCCACATCCTGCTGCCAGAATTGCCAGGCATAGGTTTTGAAGGCAAGGCGGATTTGTATGCGCAGATGCGCAAGCTGGCTGAGTAA
- the alaC gene encoding alanine transaminase, translating to MTNTTTPPGRGSTVEGAPVPATKFSFARINRLPPYVFNITAELKMAARRRGEDIIDMSMGNPDGATPAHIVEKLVEVAQRPDTHGYSASKGIPRLRRAIAHWYKSRYEVDINPDSEAIVTIGSKEGLAHLMLATLDKGDTVLVPNPSYPIHIYGAVIAGADIRSIRMSPGVDFFAELERAIRETYPKPKMMIFGFPSNPTAQCVELEFFERVVKLAKEHNILVVHDLAYADITYDGWKAPSIMQVPGARDVAVEFFTMSKSYNMAGWRIGFMVGNKELVAALARIKSYHDYGSFTPVQVAAIAALEGDQTCVNEIRDQYQRRRDVLVKGLHELGWMVEKPKASMYIWAHIPEHYRHLGSLEFSKQVLEKAKLCVSPGIGFGEYGDEYVRFALIENESRIRQALRGLKTMFKEDGVTK from the coding sequence ATGACAAATACAACTACTCCGCCGGGCCGGGGTTCTACTGTTGAAGGCGCACCTGTGCCTGCAACAAAGTTCTCTTTCGCTCGTATCAACCGCCTTCCCCCTTACGTATTCAATATCACTGCCGAGCTGAAGATGGCCGCGCGCCGTCGTGGCGAAGACATCATCGATATGTCCATGGGTAATCCCGATGGCGCAACCCCTGCGCACATCGTAGAAAAACTGGTCGAAGTGGCACAACGCCCTGACACCCACGGTTATTCTGCCTCCAAGGGCATACCCCGTTTACGCCGTGCTATTGCGCACTGGTACAAGAGCCGTTACGAAGTCGATATCAATCCTGATAGCGAAGCCATTGTCACCATAGGTTCGAAAGAAGGTCTGGCGCATCTGATGCTGGCAACGCTGGACAAGGGTGACACGGTGCTGGTGCCCAATCCCAGCTACCCTATCCATATCTATGGCGCGGTGATCGCCGGTGCCGATATACGTTCGATACGCATGAGCCCTGGCGTGGATTTTTTTGCCGAGCTGGAAAGAGCCATACGCGAAACTTATCCCAAACCGAAGATGATGATCTTTGGCTTTCCATCGAATCCCACCGCGCAATGCGTGGAGCTGGAATTTTTTGAGCGCGTGGTCAAGCTGGCCAAGGAACACAATATTCTGGTGGTGCATGATCTGGCTTATGCCGACATCACCTACGACGGCTGGAAAGCCCCGTCCATCATGCAGGTGCCCGGGGCACGCGACGTAGCCGTGGAATTTTTCACGATGTCCAAGAGTTATAACATGGCCGGCTGGCGCATAGGCTTCATGGTCGGTAACAAGGAACTGGTCGCGGCACTCGCCCGTATCAAGAGTTACCACGACTATGGCAGCTTCACACCCGTGCAGGTGGCGGCGATTGCTGCACTCGAGGGCGACCAGACTTGCGTCAATGAGATACGCGACCAGTACCAGCGCCGCCGCGATGTACTCGTCAAAGGCTTGCATGAACTGGGCTGGATGGTGGAAAAACCCAAGGCCTCGATGTATATCTGGGCACACATCCCAGAGCATTACCGCCATCTGGGTTCGCTGGAATTTTCCAAACAGGTACTGGAAAAAGCCAAACTCTGCGTCTCACCCGGCATAGGCTTTGGTGAATATGGCGATGAATATGTGCGCTTTGCCTTAATTGAAAATGAGTCGCGCATACGCCAGGCCTTGCGTGGTTTGAAAACCATGTTCAAGGAAGATGGGGTGACAAAATAG
- a CDS encoding Dyp-type peroxidase, whose amino-acid sequence MNLFQEGILQVAPAHAVYLSLNIKAGADAVTVKKVIRDLADKTDGQNLVIGFGASLLQLLGSEITGMKEFHGIEGSRMRLPATPAALWCWLRQHERGDLVRQLHQLLSLLAPAFEVQQQVDAFKYKEGRDLSGYEDGTENPHDDAAIAAAFVAGDTPGLAGSSFVAIQQWLHKFHRFDAMATADQDNAIGRRRSDNEELEDAPESAHVKRTAQEDFTPEAFMLRRSMPWSAQDKAGLYFVAFANSFYPFEVQLKRMSGAEDGVTDALFQFTVPQTGSYFWCPPMQDGKPDLRLLNLV is encoded by the coding sequence ATGAACTTATTCCAGGAAGGCATATTGCAGGTCGCCCCTGCCCATGCCGTTTATCTCAGTCTGAATATCAAGGCAGGTGCTGATGCCGTAACTGTCAAGAAGGTAATACGCGATCTTGCTGACAAGACTGATGGCCAGAATCTGGTCATCGGTTTCGGTGCCAGCCTCTTGCAGTTATTAGGCAGTGAGATCACAGGCATGAAAGAATTCCACGGCATAGAAGGCAGCCGCATGCGCCTGCCTGCGACACCAGCAGCATTGTGGTGCTGGTTGCGCCAGCATGAACGCGGTGATCTGGTGCGCCAGTTACACCAACTTCTGTCTTTGCTGGCACCGGCATTTGAAGTACAACAACAGGTCGATGCCTTCAAATACAAGGAAGGCCGTGACCTCAGCGGTTATGAAGATGGTACCGAGAATCCGCATGACGATGCTGCCATCGCTGCTGCTTTTGTGGCGGGTGACACGCCCGGTCTGGCAGGTTCAAGCTTCGTCGCCATCCAGCAATGGCTGCACAAGTTTCATCGCTTTGATGCCATGGCAACAGCAGACCAGGACAATGCCATAGGCCGTCGCCGCAGCGATAATGAAGAGCTTGAAGATGCGCCAGAATCTGCCCACGTCAAACGTACTGCACAGGAAGATTTCACACCTGAAGCCTTCATGCTCAGGCGTTCCATGCCCTGGTCTGCACAGGACAAGGCCGGCTTATATTTTGTTGCCTTTGCCAATTCCTTCTACCCGTTTGAAGTGCAGTTGAAACGCATGTCAGGTGCTGAAGATGGTGTCACTGATGCCCTGTTCCAGTTCACCGTGCCGCAGACGGGCAGCTATTTCTGGTGCCCGCCCATGCAGGATGGCAAGCCAGATCTGCGCTTATTGAACCTCGTCTGA
- a CDS encoding EAL domain-containing protein, whose amino-acid sequence MHKSEQFANTRNFRQELRLGHFLLIMLAYFGAGRIGLSIPYVNPNVSLIWLPTGIAITGLLRYGKLASAAVFIAAWLLEMSAGFSVLVAGSLAIGNTLGPLLSKWLLRKQGFRRNFSRRRDVIGFGVAVMLGMCISATGGTLTLWLHGLNADPAAVWLTWWAGDTVGALLAAPLLLSFSLKSLSGFSRRRKEIFGFLLLFALANWLIFASPYSHLHLTFIMVGIMIWAAMRFGITGASCAVLITSLFSAWATSHSMGPFYDGGQANLLILWAYMTTMVLITLIITALQSESIDATRQIEEAYQRINKVASRLPGLVLQYRIRPDHSASIPFASDAIVQMLEVTHEEVRDDALHLFNRIDPQDIEKGTELIRDAMRNLAPWQSEFRMHRKDGTVRWLYLDGLPEPEPGGSMLWHCFITDITERKQAEQDLRIAACTFESQEGIFVTDANWIMLRLNQAFTRISGYTTEDLIGKRPPLHKTKQQDRDFFEQINLSLAEHRYWHGELWSRRKNGEIYPQMVTLTAITDSRGEVSNYIGSFNDISRHKGYEAEIRNLAFYDPLTQLPNRRLLMDRLQHLISVSNRKDNHSAILFIDLDNFKTLNDTRGHDAGDLLLIETASRLQTCVRDSDTVARLGGDEFVVVLEELSVEKEEALRQADRIAEKIRQLLSQPYQITDFEHHGSSSIGVCLFQGGDITVKDLFKRADTAMYEAKTAGRNAVRFFDPAMQAILVVRMLLESNLRVALANNQFQLYYQVQVNSEGKLIGAEALLRWIHPDRGFISPADFIPLAEETGLIIPIGLWVLETACAQIKQWEGSKDTRHLTLAVNVSAKQFQQVDFVDTLSEIIRRHKIDPTRLKIELTESTVLDNVDATTEKMHELKKLGIAFSMDDFGTGYSSLAYLQRLPLNQLKIDQSFVRDLSHDENDATIVRAIISLGVNLGLNVIAEGVETSAQRAFLIAHNCYAFQGYYFSKPLPLEGFLALLKAPESDEVQ is encoded by the coding sequence ATGCATAAATCAGAGCAATTTGCCAATACAAGAAACTTTCGCCAGGAACTGAGGCTGGGGCATTTTCTATTGATCATGCTGGCCTACTTTGGTGCCGGTCGCATAGGTTTGTCCATCCCCTACGTCAACCCGAATGTCAGCCTGATCTGGCTGCCAACCGGCATTGCCATCACGGGCTTGCTGCGCTATGGCAAGCTGGCCTCGGCAGCGGTGTTCATCGCGGCCTGGCTGCTGGAAATGTCGGCCGGTTTCAGTGTGCTGGTGGCTGGCAGTCTGGCGATAGGGAATACGCTGGGGCCTCTGCTCAGTAAATGGTTATTGCGCAAACAGGGTTTCAGGCGTAATTTTTCAAGACGGCGTGACGTTATCGGCTTTGGCGTGGCTGTCATGCTGGGCATGTGCATCTCGGCGACCGGTGGTACGCTGACGCTGTGGCTGCATGGCCTGAACGCTGATCCGGCGGCGGTCTGGCTGACCTGGTGGGCAGGGGACACTGTAGGTGCCTTGCTGGCAGCACCACTGTTGTTGTCTTTTTCACTGAAATCCTTGTCTGGCTTTTCCAGACGCAGGAAGGAAATCTTTGGCTTTCTGCTCTTGTTTGCACTGGCCAACTGGCTGATCTTTGCGTCCCCCTACAGCCACCTGCACCTGACCTTCATCATGGTGGGCATCATGATCTGGGCAGCCATGCGCTTTGGCATTACTGGTGCCTCTTGCGCAGTGCTGATCACGTCTTTGTTCTCGGCCTGGGCAACATCGCACAGCATGGGGCCGTTTTATGACGGTGGCCAGGCCAACCTGCTGATATTGTGGGCGTATATGACGACCATGGTGCTGATCACCCTGATCATCACTGCCCTGCAGTCAGAAAGCATAGACGCCACCCGGCAAATAGAAGAAGCTTATCAACGCATCAACAAGGTTGCCTCACGCTTGCCCGGCCTGGTCTTGCAATACCGCATACGACCTGACCATAGTGCGAGCATCCCTTTTGCCAGTGATGCCATTGTGCAGATGCTTGAAGTCACGCATGAAGAAGTCAGGGACGATGCCCTGCATTTGTTTAATCGCATAGACCCGCAGGATATAGAAAAGGGCACCGAACTGATACGCGATGCCATGCGCAACCTGGCTCCCTGGCAAAGTGAGTTTCGCATGCATCGCAAGGACGGTACGGTACGCTGGCTGTATCTCGATGGCTTGCCAGAACCTGAGCCCGGCGGCTCGATGTTATGGCATTGCTTTATCACCGACATTACCGAACGCAAACAGGCTGAACAGGATTTGCGCATTGCTGCCTGCACCTTTGAATCACAGGAAGGTATCTTCGTCACCGACGCCAACTGGATCATGCTGAGACTGAATCAGGCGTTCACCCGCATTTCTGGCTATACGACAGAAGACCTGATAGGCAAACGCCCGCCCCTGCACAAGACCAAACAGCAGGACAGGGATTTTTTTGAGCAGATCAATCTCTCACTGGCAGAACACCGCTACTGGCACGGCGAATTGTGGAGCCGCCGCAAGAATGGTGAAATTTATCCGCAAATGGTGACCCTGACAGCGATCACCGATAGCCGTGGCGAAGTCAGCAATTACATAGGTTCTTTCAATGACATCAGCCGCCACAAAGGTTATGAAGCAGAGATACGCAATCTGGCTTTTTATGATCCGCTGACGCAATTACCGAACCGCCGTTTGCTGATGGACAGGTTGCAACACCTGATCTCGGTCAGCAACCGCAAGGACAATCATAGCGCCATCCTGTTTATCGACCTCGATAATTTCAAGACCCTCAACGATACCCGTGGTCATGATGCGGGTGACCTGCTGTTGATAGAAACTGCCAGCCGCCTGCAAACCTGTGTGCGCGACAGTGACACCGTGGCACGGCTCGGTGGCGATGAATTTGTCGTGGTGCTCGAAGAACTGAGTGTAGAAAAAGAAGAAGCCTTGCGCCAGGCTGACAGGATAGCCGAGAAGATACGCCAGCTACTTAGCCAGCCTTACCAGATCACCGACTTTGAACATCATGGTTCCAGCAGTATAGGTGTCTGCCTGTTCCAGGGTGGCGATATCACGGTCAAGGATTTGTTCAAGCGCGCCGATACGGCCATGTATGAAGCCAAGACGGCAGGCCGCAATGCGGTGCGCTTTTTTGACCCGGCCATGCAAGCCATACTCGTAGTGCGCATGCTGCTGGAATCGAATTTGCGCGTGGCACTGGCGAATAATCAATTCCAGTTGTATTACCAGGTACAAGTGAATTCCGAAGGCAAACTCATCGGTGCAGAAGCCCTGCTGCGCTGGATACATCCTGACCGTGGCTTTATTTCACCAGCAGACTTTATCCCGCTGGCAGAAGAAACCGGCCTGATTATTCCTATCGGCTTATGGGTACTGGAAACCGCCTGTGCCCAGATCAAGCAATGGGAAGGCAGCAAGGACACCCGCCACCTGACCCTGGCGGTCAACGTCAGTGCCAAACAATTCCAGCAAGTCGATTTTGTTGATACCCTCAGCGAAATCATACGGCGTCACAAGATAGACCCAACCCGCCTGAAGATAGAACTCACCGAGAGTACCGTGCTCGACAATGTCGATGCCACGACCGAGAAAATGCACGAATTGAAAAAGCTCGGTATTGCTTTTTCCATGGATGATTTTGGCACGGGCTATTCTTCACTGGCCTATTTGCAACGCCTGCCGCTGAACCAGTTGAAGATAGACCAGTCTTTTGTGCGTGATCTCAGCCACGATGAAAACGATGCGACCATCGTCCGCGCGATTATTTCATTGGGCGTTAACCTGGGTTTGAATGTGATTGCCGAAGGGGTGGAAACCAGTGCCCAGCGAGCATTTTTGATTGCGCATAATTGCTATGCCTTCCAGGGTTATTACTTCTCCAAACCCTTGCCGCTGGAAGGCTTCCTCGCCTTGTTAAAAGCGCCGGAGTCAGACGAGGTTCAATAA
- the kdpF gene encoding K(+)-transporting ATPase subunit F produces MNPFYIVGTVVAAALFVYLIAALLNAEEL; encoded by the coding sequence ATGAATCCCTTCTACATCGTGGGCACGGTGGTGGCTGCCGCCCTGTTCGTTTATCTGATCGCAGCCTTGTTGAATGCCGAGGAGCTGTGA
- the kdpA gene encoding potassium-transporting ATPase subunit KdpA → MTTQAIVLLVLFLGVLLLLSYPLGRYIARIADDKATVPGMGWLRWLEKGLYRVAGVKAEAGMGWKQFAVALLVFNTLGALLVYAVQRLQVWLPLNPQNMANVSMDSSFNTAVSFVANTNWQGYAGESTMSYLTQMLVLAGQNFFSAATGIAVVFALIRGFSRHSATSIGNFWTDITRSTLYLLLPLSVIFAVFLMGQGVIQNFSGYKDVQLIDPVTYSQPKLGPDAQALKDDKGAPIMETLTATTQTLPMGPVASQEAIKMLGTNGGGFFNANSAHPYENPSYLSNFMQMIAIFLIPAALCFAFGHMVGDMRQGWAVLTAMTVLFVAMTLTVMLSEQQTHPVLASMNIDQATSALQAGGNMEGKETRFGISASSLFVAVTTAASCGAVNAMHDSLMPIGGLVPIVLMQFGEVVFGGVGSGLYGMLIFAILAVFIAGLMIGRTPEYLGKKIQAFEMKMTSIAILVTPVLVLAGTAIAVMSEAGKAGILNPGAHGFSEVLYAFTSAANNNGSAFAGLSANTPFYNIMLAIAMWFGRFAMIVPVLAIAGSLASKKRLEANAGTMPTHGPMFIALLVGTVVLISVLNYVPALALGPVVEHLQLIAK, encoded by the coding sequence ATGACTACGCAAGCAATTGTTTTATTGGTATTGTTTCTTGGTGTGCTACTGCTCTTGTCTTATCCTTTGGGTCGCTACATCGCCAGGATAGCGGATGACAAGGCCACAGTACCTGGCATGGGCTGGTTGCGCTGGCTGGAAAAAGGCTTGTACCGTGTCGCAGGCGTTAAAGCAGAAGCAGGCATGGGCTGGAAGCAATTTGCTGTCGCCTTGCTGGTGTTTAATACCCTGGGCGCATTGCTGGTGTATGCAGTGCAACGCCTGCAAGTCTGGCTGCCTTTGAATCCGCAAAACATGGCGAATGTCAGCATGGATTCATCCTTCAATACCGCGGTCAGCTTTGTCGCCAATACCAACTGGCAAGGCTATGCCGGTGAATCCACCATGAGTTACCTGACACAGATGCTGGTGCTGGCCGGACAAAACTTCTTTTCCGCAGCGACCGGCATAGCAGTCGTGTTTGCGCTGATACGCGGTTTTTCCCGTCATTCAGCCACGTCCATAGGTAATTTCTGGACTGATATCACTCGTTCTACCCTGTACCTGCTGTTGCCATTGTCGGTGATATTTGCCGTCTTCCTCATGGGCCAGGGCGTGATCCAGAATTTCTCTGGCTATAAAGACGTGCAACTGATTGACCCGGTCACTTACAGCCAGCCCAAGCTCGGCCCTGACGCGCAAGCTTTGAAAGATGACAAGGGTGCACCCATCATGGAAACCCTGACGGCGACTACCCAAACCCTGCCCATGGGCCCGGTGGCTTCGCAAGAAGCGATCAAGATGCTGGGCACCAATGGTGGCGGCTTTTTCAATGCCAATTCGGCACATCCTTATGAAAACCCCAGCTACCTGAGCAATTTCATGCAGATGATCGCCATCTTCCTGATACCTGCTGCGCTGTGTTTTGCTTTTGGCCACATGGTCGGTGATATGCGCCAGGGTTGGGCGGTATTGACGGCAATGACGGTCTTGTTCGTGGCAATGACGCTGACAGTGATGTTGTCTGAACAGCAGACTCACCCGGTGCTTGCTTCCATGAATATCGACCAGGCTACTTCAGCCCTGCAAGCCGGTGGCAATATGGAAGGCAAGGAAACCCGCTTCGGCATCAGCGCCTCCAGCCTGTTTGTGGCCGTGACGACGGCAGCCTCCTGCGGTGCAGTGAACGCCATGCATGATTCCCTCATGCCTATCGGCGGCCTGGTACCTATCGTCCTCATGCAGTTTGGTGAAGTGGTGTTTGGTGGCGTAGGCAGTGGCCTGTACGGCATGTTGATCTTCGCGATATTGGCCGTGTTTATTGCTGGCCTGATGATAGGCCGCACTCCAGAATACCTGGGCAAGAAAATCCAGGCATTTGAAATGAAGATGACTTCCATCGCCATCCTGGTAACACCGGTATTGGTGCTGGCTGGCACAGCCATCGCAGTCATGTCGGAGGCAGGCAAGGCCGGTATTCTGAATCCCGGTGCCCATGGTTTTTCTGAAGTGCTGTATGCCTTCACCTCTGCTGCCAACAACAATGGCAGCGCCTTTGCCGGCTTGAGTGCGAATACGCCCTTCTACAACATCATGCTGGCGATAGCCATGTGGTTTGGCCGCTTTGCCATGATCGTGCCTGTGCTGGCGATAGCCGGTTCACTGGCAAGCAAGAAAAGGCTGGAAGCCAATGCCGGCACCATGCCCACCCATGGCCCCATGTTCATTGCCTTGCTGGTTGGTACGGTGGTGCTCATCAGTGTGCTCAATTATGTGCCTGCCCTGGCCTTGGGACCAGTGGTTGAACATCTGCAACTGATCGCGAAATAA